The Streptomyces racemochromogenes DNA segment ACGGGGCCGAGGGGGGCACCGGGGGTGTGGGCGACGCCCACGGCGTCGAGGCCGAACATGTCGGTGAAGCGGCGGTTGACGGCGATCACCTGCTCGTCCCCGCTCTGGACGATGGCGGCGCGCGGCAGTGCCTCCAGGACGGCCTGCACCTGGGCCGGGGCGGTGTGCACCCCGCCACGGTACGCCGGGACCCGTGACCCGGCGGTGAGGACACCCCCGGGGCGGTCCGAGCGGCGGATACACCCCAATAGACCCCATTCCTGACAGTTGACGGCCGGTGTGTCCGCCGGTCCGGTCCGCGTCGGGCCACCCGGCGCCGCGGCCCGCTCCACCAGGGCGGTTAGGGTGGCCGGGTGAACCTTTCTTCCGCGCTTCCCCGTTCCTTCCGGCTGCTCGTCACTGGCGGGGGGACCGGTGGGCATACCTACCCCGCCCTGACCGCGATCCGTACCCTGCAGGGCCGTCTCGCGGCCGCCGGCAGCACGCTGGACGTGCTGTGGATCGGAACCGCCGACGGCCTGGAGGCCCGGGTCGCCCCCGCCGAGGGGATCGCGTTCAAGACCGTCGCCACCGGGAAGATCCGCCGTTCGGCGAACCCGCTGAAGATGCTGTCCGCGGCGAACATGAAGGACATGGCGAAGGTGCCGCTCGGCGTGGCCCAGGCCCGGACGATCGTGTCCGAGTTCGCCCCCGACGTGGTGCTCGCCACCGGCGGGTACGTCGCGGTGCCGGCCGGACTGGCGGCGCGGATGTGCAAGCGGCCGCTGGTGCTGCACGAGCAGACCGTGCGCCTGGGCCTGGCCAACCGGAAGCTGGCCGGGTCGGCCACCCGCATCGCCGTGTCCTCGGAGTCCTCGCTGCCGCTGCTGCCGGCCGAGGTCCGCGAGCGCGCCGTCGTCACCGGCAACCCGGTCCGCCCGGAGGTGCTGTCCGGGCACCCCGACAAGGCCGTGCACGCGCTGAACCTCACCGGTTTCGACCGCCGCCTTCCGACCGTCTACGTCACCGGCGGCGCGCAGGGCGCCCAGCAGATCAACGGCGTGGTGCGCGAGGTGCTGCCGTGGCTGCTGAGCCACGCGAACGTGATCCACCAGTGCGGCCCGGCCAACGTGGACGAGCTGCGCTTCGCGGCCGCCGGCCTGGACCCGGTCCTCCAGGGCCGCTACCACGTGACGGGCTTCGTCGGCCCGGAGCTGCCGGACGTCCTGGCGCTCGCCGACGTGGTGCTGTCCCGGTCCGGGGCCGGCACGCTGGCCGAGCTCACGGCGCTGGGCAAGCCGGCGGTGTTCGTCCCGCTGGCCACCTCGGCCGGCAACGAGCAGGCGCACAACGCCCAGCACCTGGCCGACGCGGGCGCCGCCGTCGCACTGCTCGGCGAGGTCACCGCCCAGCACCTGGCCGACGCGATCGGCCCGCTCCTGACCGACCCCAACCGCCGGGCCCACATGGCCGACCGCGCCCGCGCGTACGGCCGCCCGGACGCGGCCGACCGCCTGGTCGAC contains these protein-coding regions:
- a CDS encoding UDP-N-acetylglucosamine--N-acetylmuramyl-(pentapeptide) pyrophosphoryl-undecaprenol N-acetylglucosamine transferase; translated protein: MNLSSALPRSFRLLVTGGGTGGHTYPALTAIRTLQGRLAAAGSTLDVLWIGTADGLEARVAPAEGIAFKTVATGKIRRSANPLKMLSAANMKDMAKVPLGVAQARTIVSEFAPDVVLATGGYVAVPAGLAARMCKRPLVLHEQTVRLGLANRKLAGSATRIAVSSESSLPLLPAEVRERAVVTGNPVRPEVLSGHPDKAVHALNLTGFDRRLPTVYVTGGAQGAQQINGVVREVLPWLLSHANVIHQCGPANVDELRFAAAGLDPVLQGRYHVTGFVGPELPDVLALADVVLSRSGAGTLAELTALGKPAVFVPLATSAGNEQAHNAQHLADAGAAVALLGEVTAQHLADAIGPLLTDPNRRAHMADRARAYGRPDAADRLVDVLLEAAAR